GATTGTATAATGCAATTATAGCATATTTAGGAGGTATTTAAAATGAAAGAATATAAATATACTGTTATTACAGGAGCAAGTTCAGGGATAGGATATGAGGCTGCAAAGGCATTTGCAAAAAGAGGAAAAAATTTAATTATTATTGCTAGAAGAAGAGAAAAATTAGAAGAGTTAAAAAAGGAAATCTTACATTATAATAGATCATTAAAGGTAATAGTTAAAAGTATTGATTTGTCAATTACATCTAATGTATATAGTTTATATGATGAGCTTAAAAATTATAATATTGAAACTTTAGTAAATAACGCTGGGTTTGGCGATTATAGCAAAGTAAATAATCAAAATTTAGAAAAGGTTGAGTCTATGCTTAGCTTAAATATAGAAGCATTAGTGATTTTATCATCATTATTTGTACGTGACTATGAGAAAATTGAAGGTACACAGCTTATAAATATTTCATCCGCAGGAGGATACACAATTGTACCAAATGCTGTTATATACTGTGCAACCAAATTTTTTGTAAGTTCGTTTACAGAAGGATTAGCTAGGGAACTTATAGAGGCTAAATCTAATTTAAAAGCGAAGGTATTGGCACCAGCAGCAACTGAAACAGAATTTGGTAAAGTAGCAAGTGATGTAAAAGAATATGATTATCAAGAGAAATTTCATAAATATCACACATCAAAACAAATGGCAGAGTTTTTAATTAAATTATATGATAATGATTATATCGTTGGTAAGGTAGATAGAAACAGTTTTAAGTTCACACTACAAAATCCAATTTTTGATTATGCTTAAAAGGTAAATGTAATCTATAACTGTATATAAGGTTACTTTAAATATTAGTATTAGGTATTAGGGTTTAGTACTTATTATAACCCTAATACTTAATACTAATATTATTCTTTAAAATGTTGAATAAAAAAAGAGAAGAAAATGATAAAATCAAAAAAAGTAAACGAACACATTGAGGTATTGTCATTATTGGACAGTGTAAACATTGTTTTTTATAAATTCTCAAAAAACTTAGAATTATTGATTATGTTGAATAATGAAGTGATTTTTTATAGAAAATCTGTATGAATTAAAGTTGTAAGAGTCAAAGAAAAATGATATCTTAGAAGCATGGTATTATATTTAATAAAGTGTAAGGAGCTTTTCTAATAAAAAAGGAACATTAGTTAAAAAATAATGAATACGTTTTATTACAAAAGCAAATTAGAATCGGTATAAATGGGTAAATACAAGATAATGGTGAGAATTTAGCATGGGTGTTGTAATGGTTAATGACGAACGAATATCACATGTTTTTTATAAGCACCATTTAAAATTAAATAAAGTTTCATGGAGGGCTCAATATGAAGAAAAAGAATGTAGTTTTGAGTATTGTCCTTGCACTTGTATTTATATTATTTTATTCAGGTAGTACTTTAAAAGCCGATTCTAATAATGCAGCAATTTCCTATGAAGCACACGTACAAAATATAGGTTGGCAGAATTGGGTTAATGATGGCGCGGAGGCAGGAACAGACGGACAGGCTCTTAGAGTTGAAGCGTTAAAAGTAAAGCTTATAAATGCACCAGTAGGAGCGCAAATTACCTATAGAACTCATGTACAGAACATAGGTTGGCAAAATTGGGTTAATGATGGCACGGAAACCGGTACAGACGGATTAGGGTTAAGAGTTGAAGCACTAGAGATAAAGCTTGTAAATATGCCTGAATATTCTGTACAATATCAGGTACATGTACAAAATGTAGGTTGGCAGAATTGGGTTAGTGACGGAGCTGAGGCAGGAACAGATGGAAAAGGACTTAGAGTTGAGGCATTAAGGATAAAAATAGTTAAAAAAACAGCTGTTCAGGCTATTAGTTTGGATAAAACTTCTGATATGTTAAAGGTTGGTCAAACTGACATATTAAATGCCAATGTTAGTCCTGTAAATGTTGATAACAAAAATTTAAGTTGGACATCTTCAGATTCAAGTATAGTATCTGTGGATTCTAGTGGTAAAATTGCAGCACTTAAAAAGGGAACTGCGATAATTACAGTAGTATCTCCCGATGGAGCTAAAGCTAGTTCCTGCAAGATTACTGTAAATTCTGGAGATTTAGGAGTAACCTACGAAACGCACGTACAGAATATAGGTTGGCAAGATTGGGTTTACGATGGGAACGAGTCAGGGACAGAAGGAAAAGGGCTTAGAATTGAAGCTTTAAAAATGAATCTTGTAAATGCGCCTTCAGGGGCACAAATTACCTATAGAACATATGTACAAAATATAGGTTGGCAGGATTGGTCTAGTAATGGAGCTGAGGCAGGAACAGAAGGAAAAGGCTTTAGAATTGAAGCACTAGATATAAAACTTATAAATATGCCTGAATACACTATTCAGTATCAAGCTTATGTGCAAAATGTAGGCTGGCAAAATTGGGTTTCTGACGGAATTGAAGCTGGGGAAGCTGGAAAAGGACTTAGGATTGAAGCTTTAAGAGTAAGGCTTGTGAAAAAAGTGCATGTGCAGGCTATAACTTTACAAAAAGCTGATGCAAGTTTAAATATTGGAGATGTGTATAGTTTAGTTGCAACAATTTCACCAATTGATGCTACTAACAAAAATATCAAATGGACTTCTTCTAATGAATATGTTGCAAGCGTAGATGATAATGGAAATATTAAGGCACTTTCCATTGGAACTGCTGTGATAACTGCAGCTACGGAGGACGGAAATAAGACCGTTTCTTGTAAAATTATTGTAAATAGTAGTAATAAGGAAGATACTCAGGCATTAGAAAAAGCAAAAGATATTTTAGCTCATATAATAAAACCGGATATGACACAGGTTCAAAAGGAACTTGTAATCCATGATTATATAGTAGCTAATACAAAATATGATAAGGATATATTTCATACATATGATGTACCTTATAGTGTTTATACGGCCTATGGTGTGCTTATAAATCATGAAGCTGTATGTGCAGGGTATGCAGAAGCTTTTAAGCTAATGTGCAATATAGAAGATATTCCTGCAAACACTGTAGTTGATTATAATATTAATCATGAATGGAATATTGTTAGATTAGATGATGGAAATTATTATGAAGTAGATACTACGTGGGATGATCCTATATATTTTGATGAAAATAAATCAGATGTAAGCCATAGATACTTTAATTTATCTGATAAGCAAATGCTTGCAGATCATTCTATTAATAAGGGCGAATGGGATTCAAAGGGTTATCCAAAAGCGGCAATTGATAATAAAGAATTTTATTCAATCACAGATGATTCATACGATAGTAATATGGTTTATACAAGCTATGCGGGAAAGCTTTCGGGAGTTGATTCAGAGGGTAATGTTAAGGTTATAGCTAATGATGATGCAAGAAATATTATTTATTACAATGGACTCATATATTATATAAGTAATGATTCAATATATAGAATAGATACCAACGGTCAAAGTAAAGTACAAATAGCAAGAAATGCTTCTAAAATGTATATATATAATGGAGATATTTATTATCTTGGAGATAATGACTGGGCTATTCACAGGGTTAAAATAGATTGGAAATATAATAACAATGATAATAGCATATTAGCATATACTTGGAGTGCTAATTATTTCATAAATGATGGATACTTATATTATGAAGCTAATGATCATTTAGGTCTCCATAAAATTAATTTAAGTACTCTATCTGATCAAGAGATATTAAAAGTATCCGATTACAATGTTACAAATTATAAGGATTATATATATTATAAGGATTCTAATAAGCTTTATAGAGCCGATTTAAATGGTGATAATATAAAACTTATATCAAGTAATATTACACAATGGATGCAAATATATATGAATTATATATATTATAGTAATGATGATATCACATGGTATAAGATGGATCTTGATGGAAGCAACTTAACTAATTTACTAATTTAAAAAGATTGGGGAAACCCAATCTTTTTAATATTTATATATAATTAATTGTATTGGTATGTAGGACATTTATATAAATATGCTTTTTCATGCATTTTTATATAAAGATAGTGCCATAAGAAAACGATATAATTAAAAAATAAATAAGTTTCATGGAGGACTTAAATGAAGAAGAATGTATTATTAACTATTGTCCTAATATTTATGCTTGTAATCTCATATTCAGGCGGCGATTTTAAAGCAGATACTAACGAAGTAGGAGTTTCCTATGAGACGCATGTACAAAATGTAGGGTGGCAAAACTGGTTTAGTGATGGTGTTGAGGCAGGAACTAATGGTCAAGGACTTAGGATTGAAGCCTTAAAAATTAAGCTTGTAAATGCACCAGTAGGAGCACAAATTTCCTATAGCGCACATGTACAAAATGTAGGCTGGCAAGACTGGGTTAATGACGGAGCTGAGGCAGGAACTGATGGAAAAGGTCTTAGAGTAGAAGCTCTTAAGATAAAACTTGTAAATATGCCAGATTATACAGTTCAATATCAGGCACATGTACAAAATATAGGCTGGCAGAATTGGGTTAGTGATGGAGCTGAAGCTGGAACAGACGGCAAAGGATATAGGGTTGAAGCCTTGAGAATAAAGATAGTTAAAAAGGTAGCCGTTCAAGCAATAACATTAAATAAAGCCTCAGATGAATTAAAGGTGGGACAGACAGATCAATTAAGTGCAGCCTTTAATCCAACAGATGCTACTAATAAAAATTTAAGTTGGACATCTTCTGATGCAAGCATAGCTTCTGTAGATTCTAGTGGCAAAATTACGGCGCTTAAGCAGGGAACTTCAATAATTACAGCAACTACAGAGGATGGAAGTAAAACAGCTAATTGCAGTGTTACTGTTAACCCTGGCGATTTGCAAATTTCATATACAACACACGTACAGAATGTAGGGTGGCAAAACTGGTTTAGTGATGGTGTTGAAGCAGGAACTGATGGTCAAGGACTTAGGATTGAAGCCTTAAAAATTAAGCTTTTAAATGCGCCAGCAGGAGCACAAATTACATACAGAGCGCATGTACAAAATGTAGGCTGGCAGAATTGGGTTAGTGATGGAACTGAGGCAGGAACTGACGGCAAAGGTCTTAGAGTTGAAGCACTACAAATAAAACTTGTAAACATGCCAGATTATACAGTTCAATATCAAGCGCATGTGCAAAATGTAGGGTGGCAGAATTGGGTTAGTGACGGAGCTGAAGCAGGAACTGATGGAAAGGGATACAGGGTTGAAGCATTAAAGATAAGGATAGTTAAGAAGATAGCTGTTCAATCTATAACTTTAAATAAAAATTCAGATGAATTAAATGTAGGACAAACAGATCAATTAAGTGCAGTTTTTAATCCAACGGATGCTACTAATAAAAATATTAAGTGGACTTCTTCTGATAATTATGTGGCTACAGTAGATAGCACTGGAAAGATAACGGCAGTTTCTGGTGGAAATGCAGTGATAACAGCAACAACAGAGGATGGAAGTAAAACAGCTAACTGCAGTATTGTTGTAAACAGCACTGATTCAAAAGATAATCAAGCACTAGAAAAGGCTAAAACTGTCTTAAACACAATAGTACAGCCTGGTATGACGCAGGTTCAAAAGGAGCTTGCAATCCATGATTATATAGTAACTAATACTCAGTACGAAACGGCTGTTTTTACAAGCGATAATGTTTCTGATGATATATACACTGCCTATGGGGCACTTATAAATCATAGAGCTGTATGTCAAGGTTACGCAGAAGCTTTTAAGATGATGTGTAATTTAGTAGGAATTCCAACAGACATAATAGAGGACTTTAAGCTTGATCATGCATGGAATATTGTTAAATTAGATGATGGAAATTACTATCAGGTTGATACTACGTGGGATGATCCTGTATATGGAGACGATACTTCCTTAAGTATAAGCCATGAATACTTTAATTTGTCAGACAGGCAAATGTTTGCGGATCATACCATTGATAAAGATAAATGGCATTATCCTAAGGCTGCAGTTGATAACAGCGAGTTTTATTCAATTTCAGGAGATTCATATGACTCAAATGTGGTTTACACTAATTATAATGGTAAGCTTTCAAGTGTAGATTCAAGTGGAAATATGAAAACCTTGAATGATGATCCATCAGCAAGTATTAATTATTATAATGGATCAATATACTATTTAAGTGGTTCTTCAATATATAAGGTAGATACTAATGGACAAAATAAAGTGCAAATAGCAAGTGGAGATATACGTAAAATGTATTTGTATAATGGAGCTATTTACTACCTTGATGCTAATGATTTTTCTATTAACAAGTTAGTTTTAGATGGAACCTATAAAAATAAAAAAGTGATTGGCATTACTTGGAACAGCAGCTATTTTATAAATAATGGATGTTTA
This DNA window, taken from Clostridium acetobutylicum ATCC 824, encodes the following:
- a CDS encoding SDR family NAD(P)-dependent oxidoreductase, with the translated sequence MKEYKYTVITGASSGIGYEAAKAFAKRGKNLIIIARRREKLEELKKEILHYNRSLKVIVKSIDLSITSNVYSLYDELKNYNIETLVNNAGFGDYSKVNNQNLEKVESMLSLNIEALVILSSLFVRDYEKIEGTQLINISSAGGYTIVPNAVIYCATKFFVSSFTEGLARELIEAKSNLKAKVLAPAATETEFGKVASDVKEYDYQEKFHKYHTSKQMAEFLIKLYDNDYIVGKVDRNSFKFTLQNPIFDYA
- a CDS encoding Ig-like domain-containing protein; its protein translation is MKKKNVVLSIVLALVFILFYSGSTLKADSNNAAISYEAHVQNIGWQNWVNDGAEAGTDGQALRVEALKVKLINAPVGAQITYRTHVQNIGWQNWVNDGTETGTDGLGLRVEALEIKLVNMPEYSVQYQVHVQNVGWQNWVSDGAEAGTDGKGLRVEALRIKIVKKTAVQAISLDKTSDMLKVGQTDILNANVSPVNVDNKNLSWTSSDSSIVSVDSSGKIAALKKGTAIITVVSPDGAKASSCKITVNSGDLGVTYETHVQNIGWQDWVYDGNESGTEGKGLRIEALKMNLVNAPSGAQITYRTYVQNIGWQDWSSNGAEAGTEGKGFRIEALDIKLINMPEYTIQYQAYVQNVGWQNWVSDGIEAGEAGKGLRIEALRVRLVKKVHVQAITLQKADASLNIGDVYSLVATISPIDATNKNIKWTSSNEYVASVDDNGNIKALSIGTAVITAATEDGNKTVSCKIIVNSSNKEDTQALEKAKDILAHIIKPDMTQVQKELVIHDYIVANTKYDKDIFHTYDVPYSVYTAYGVLINHEAVCAGYAEAFKLMCNIEDIPANTVVDYNINHEWNIVRLDDGNYYEVDTTWDDPIYFDENKSDVSHRYFNLSDKQMLADHSINKGEWDSKGYPKAAIDNKEFYSITDDSYDSNMVYTSYAGKLSGVDSEGNVKVIANDDARNIIYYNGLIYYISNDSIYRIDTNGQSKVQIARNASKMYIYNGDIYYLGDNDWAIHRVKIDWKYNNNDNSILAYTWSANYFINDGYLYYEANDHLGLHKINLSTLSDQEILKVSDYNVTNYKDYIYYKDSNKLYRADLNGDNIKLISSNITQWMQIYMNYIYYSNDDITWYKMDLDGSNLTNLLI
- a CDS encoding Ig-like domain-containing protein codes for the protein MKKNVLLTIVLIFMLVISYSGGDFKADTNEVGVSYETHVQNVGWQNWFSDGVEAGTNGQGLRIEALKIKLVNAPVGAQISYSAHVQNVGWQDWVNDGAEAGTDGKGLRVEALKIKLVNMPDYTVQYQAHVQNIGWQNWVSDGAEAGTDGKGYRVEALRIKIVKKVAVQAITLNKASDELKVGQTDQLSAAFNPTDATNKNLSWTSSDASIASVDSSGKITALKQGTSIITATTEDGSKTANCSVTVNPGDLQISYTTHVQNVGWQNWFSDGVEAGTDGQGLRIEALKIKLLNAPAGAQITYRAHVQNVGWQNWVSDGTEAGTDGKGLRVEALQIKLVNMPDYTVQYQAHVQNVGWQNWVSDGAEAGTDGKGYRVEALKIRIVKKIAVQSITLNKNSDELNVGQTDQLSAVFNPTDATNKNIKWTSSDNYVATVDSTGKITAVSGGNAVITATTEDGSKTANCSIVVNSTDSKDNQALEKAKTVLNTIVQPGMTQVQKELAIHDYIVTNTQYETAVFTSDNVSDDIYTAYGALINHRAVCQGYAEAFKMMCNLVGIPTDIIEDFKLDHAWNIVKLDDGNYYQVDTTWDDPVYGDDTSLSISHEYFNLSDRQMFADHTIDKDKWHYPKAAVDNSEFYSISGDSYDSNVVYTNYNGKLSSVDSSGNMKTLNDDPSASINYYNGSIYYLSGSSIYKVDTNGQNKVQIASGDIRKMYLYNGAIYYLDANDFSINKLVLDGTYKNKKVIGITWNSSYFINNGCLYYEAYDDDYLHKVDLQSLTNTKILTVSDYYVTSYSNYLFYKDSNNLYRTDLNGGNSKLIVNNITDNFIDIFENYIYYNDSNNIWYKMNLDGSNLIKLMF